From the genome of Acidaminococcus sp.:
TTCCAATTCTTCGTGAGTAGGCGCACGGTGGCTGCCTGTGGCAATGAGGATAGATACCTGCTCATTACTGACACCGGCCTTGTGAAGCCGTTTTAATATACCTTCCAAAATCTGGCGGTTAGGCCCTGGTCTCGTTTGGTCGTTAACGATAATCAGGACTTTTTTTCTGCCCTGCGCAATTTCTTCCAGCTTCCTGCTTCCCACAGGATGTTCCAAAGCTTCTTCAATTATGCTTTCAACTTTCACGTCGACGGTCTTGCAAGGAGGATCGACAACTTCTACTTTTACCGCATCCGGCAAATCAGCTTCCTGGTATGTTTTTCCGTAAGGCACTTTGATTTTAGTCACAATGTTCACCTTCTTATAACGGGGGCAGATGCTTCATCTGGTCAATATGCTGAAGAACTTCAATAAGTTCTTCACTCTTTTCATACCCTGCATTTCTTAATGCACCTTTTGCTTTATCTTTCATCTGTGCAGACGACATCGGATTAGCTACGCTCCCGGAAGCATCCTTCACGACATGCTCCAGCGTTTTGCCCGTTTTTAATGTAATTTTGACCCGGCAGCCCCAGTGGTTCGGATATTCCTGCGTAAACTCATCGGCAGGGTGGACTTTTATTTTCTGAACCAGATTCCTGATTTCAGGATCACGCAGCGCAGAAGGCGTCAGCTCTTCCAGCGTCATCCTGCCGCGCAAAATAGCGCAGGCCACGGTATAGGGAATGGAAAATTTTGCATTCACAGGCGTCTTTGGATTCAAACTCCCTTCTGCACATCCACATTGCTTGTAGCCCACCAGGTAGGTGCCTACATCAACGTGCTCAATTTCATCCGAATTGACCTTGTTGTGCTGACAAATGTAGCTGGCCGCATCTATGGAACCATGCGTACTCCGGCAGGAAGGATAGGGTTTCGTATCCACTTCGGTGATTTCCCAATGATTTCCCAGTCCGGCAGTCACTTTGTCCGGCTCCGGAGAAGAAGTCATGCAGTGGAACAAACCGCCATCCTCTGCGGTCAGTATGTGTTCAGGTCCGCTCATCCCCGCTTTGGCAAGGAAAGCGGCTTCCATACCGGACTGGGCGGCGCGGGCAGGATTCAGTACCTTGCTGCTCGCCCCGTCACCCAGAAAAGCCCACGTACCAAATGACTGACTCCCAGCAAGTCCAAGCGCTGATATCAATTGTTCTCTATTTAACTTCAGAAGCTTTCCGGCAACCGCAGCCGCACCAAAAGTCCCAGCCGTCGCTGTCACGTGCCACCCCAGGTTACGGTGCGAGGAAACACCGAATCCCATACCGATCCGGCTCATCGTCTCGTAACCACTAAGTACCGCTTCCAGAAATTCCCTCCCTGAAGCTCCCACATATTCAGCGACACCCCAGGCCGCCGGTATCACAACGGTACCAATATGTGTTTTGCTTTTCGTATGAACATCATCCATTTCAAGCGTGTGGGCTTTCATGGCATTTAAAAATACAGCCGTGCTCAAATCGCTTTTATAGTCCCTGCCCCAGACAGATACATTGTTTTTAGTTGTCTTCTGCAGATACATATCAGTGACCTGAACGATCTGCTTTTCGCGGGACGCTCCGATGGCAACGCTCAGCGTATCCAAAATACGTGCGATAGCCGCTCGTTTGACCGCTTCCGGCACGTCGTTAAAATTAACAGAGCTGATGAAGTCTGTTAATTCTGATATCTCGCTCACGATGTAACTCCTTTCTCCTCTCTCATTAGAATCCCCGACATATCCGCGCTTTAATTTGCAAATTTAAGCATCTTTATTGTAGCTTGAGATTATTTATGAGTAAAATTCATATAAATCATTATTTTTCATGAGTTTTTATCATGATAATATTTATGTTACTTAAAAATTTGATATATAAATATATGAAAAGCAGATTGTATCAGTAAATGACACGCTAAAAAATAAACATGGCCTTTCTCTCAAAAGTTAGGAAGGCCATGCTTATTTCTAGAATAGCATTATTTTATAATCTTCTCTTCGTGCACAAATTTCCAAAGCCAATGCATTTTACTTTTTAACAAATTTTATTAGTCTAATAATTTTACCTGGAAAAAATAGAAAATATGATACAATAATAGAAAATTATTGTTATTTTTATTAAGTGGATGGAAGGATTCAAATGCAGCTTACTCATGTGTGTGAATGGAATCAGCAATTAAAAAAGTGGCAAAGAATTTCAATTGAAGATGCTGCTTCAAAATATCCTTACGGGGTCTCTGCTAAGAATCATTTGTTTATTTGTGAACTATGTCACCAGAGCGTCACGCTAACCAAAGGTAGTGAATATCGTATTCCATATTTCAGGCACACTCGAAACAAAGATGATCAATCATGTCCAGAAAAGTCCTTTAACAACCAATCAGCGAGTAATGAGCTCTTAAATCCTCCCTCATTGCTCCTTCCTTTAAAAATAAAATTTGAAGGAAGGAAATTTTCTCATTTTGAAATAGGAATTCCCGCCCATTTAACAGATTTTGTTGAAACATCGTTGACTATTAAGTCCGATTCTGATTCATACGTATATAAAAAAGAACGTCTTTTTGAAGAAGGAATCACATACCTGGATGTTGGTCATTTCATTTCAGATAAATATTTGATTGGCATTCCCAAAGAAAATATGGAAGCCAAAAGTAAATTTGATGTAGTGATTACTGGAATCGATGGCAAAGGTACCCTGTTCTCAAAGAAAGATGGAAAAAAAATTCCAGTCGATGGAAATGTATTAATCAATCAGACTTATTACCTATTAGTGCAGGATAAAGGAATCCATAGTAGTTGTGATATCAAGTGGAGTCAAATAGAATCTATCACCCAAGAGCATCATATTTGGAACATCTACACTGTTGAAGCTACTTATTATTCTGAAAAAGCTGCCCGATTTTTTTCAAATTATGGGTTTCAACTTTCTGATTCACTGTCAGAAATGATTCCTTTGTGGCCCTGCGTACCGCTATTTCCATACGGATTTTACTATACACATCCATATCAATACTTTTATTTGTCTGGCGATTATCTATCTTTTTCAGCATATCCGAATGGTAATTCTACTTCCATCGAATCCATGACAATTTCAAAAAGTGAGAGCCTGGTCAAATTGAACAAGCTTACATTATCACAAATTGTAGTGACTGGAAGATATCGAGTCCTTAGGTACCTATATCCGCAATATTTGTACTCACAAAAAACTTTAAAAGATACTATAGCAGAAGAAGAAATAGCTTTCATTGTCAAAGACGAAGCCGGCAAAGAAATCAAGGAAGGTATTTACCAGTCAGTTCCAAGCCATCTAAAATTAAAATTTACATGTCGAGTCGATGGCTTTATGGAAGTATTAGACTTTCACGGCAACATTCTCTTCAAGATGTCACTCAAATCTTCAGATAGTGATGTTTTCATCGATGTAGGAAAGTACCTCCAATTTAATCGGGAAATACAAATTTTTGAAGGACTTGACTGCGTATGGAAAATTAAATTTGCAAGAACTAATGAAAATCATCAAGAGATAGATGATTGGTTGTATGATAAATTGAGGGCAACCAGCAGCTCTTACATAGACGTAAACTACATCGTAATGCGACTTTTACACAAATATAGGAACATGCCAAAGACACATAAGTGGATTTTGAAGCAGATCAGGACAGGTAAGATATCAAAGAAAGCCTTCGATATATTAAAAGTCCAAAAATACTCAGGTTAGGAGTGTCATGATGTCTGATACTGATTTTAAAAGTAATGAAACGATTGTTTCCATAGGGACCACAGGAGAATTTTTGAGAGATGATACCACAAATAAATGCCATTTTTACCGTCTTGCCGATATTGAAAACAATACAATCAAATTACCTCCCGATGACTTGTCTTTAAATGAGATTCAAGAATGGAAATTCAGAAAGAGGATCTTTACAGATCCAAACGATAAACATTCCAATCCCGATGGACATTTGGGAGTATGGAAATGGAGCGTAGATGAGTATGGACGAGTTAGGTCATACTACGATGAAGGAATTCACCTCAATGAAATCATTATTTTAAAAAATGTCAATTCTATTCAGGAACTTACGAAGCAGTTATGTAATGGTATTTCTTATTCGAAATACAACGATATAACAAAAATTGTTTGCTTTAATTCATACGATGGTAAGTATGAGGGTGTCGTTTGTACATCTAATGATTATTCCATTAAAACAGGAAAGTTAATACTGAATGACGATATTTATACACTGCCCTATTATTCCTTTTTATCAGATGCCATCATCCAGGTTGGATCAGAAAAATTCAACAATGATTATTTATTCTACAGATATATAGAAGATATTGTTTCAAGACAGTATATTCCTACAAGAGAATTGCAGGAATTCATCAAGATGCAGCTAATTGAGATGTGTTCCAACAAACGCATTATTGCAGGGGAGCTAACAAGAAAAGAAGGGCAAAAGCTAAGAGAGTACATTAAACGAATTCCTAAAGCAAGCTTATATGAAAAAATTAAATCAATATATCGAATCGAAGAAGATAAAGCTATAGACGCTGTTGATGAAATTCTAGCATCATTAAATTCACAACTAATAATTCCAACTCCGGATACTGAGTTGGTAGACGAAATTATTGAAACCCATGACGTACTGAGAAATAGCATTGAAAAAAGAATCAAAGAAAAATATCAAGCAAAATTCACACAAGAGGAACAAAATCTAAACGAACTCTCAGAAAAGGCTAATGCGATATCATCTCAAATCAAAGATCTTGAAAAAAGGAAACAAGATTTGGAAGCCTCTATTTCTGAGGATGAGAAGAAGCAATCAGAACAAGAAAACAAAATGTCCCAAGATAGTGCAACAAAGTTCTTACCTGCTGAAAGTGCATACCTTTCAACCTTTGAATCTAAATCTAAATTGGCGGGAGAAAATAAAACGTGGGATGATGAAGTCCTTCAATTTGCTTCCATGCTTGAAAAAATAGGATTTTGTGATGCCTATTCAGAACCCTTTGCAGCGCTCATTTACAATGCTGTTTTTAATGTGCAGAAACCGATACTTTTGATAGGTCCTAGAGCTGAGTGTATTGCGGAAGCTTTTTCAAATATTGTCTTTACAAAGCCATCCTATTATTTTCCTATACGGCAAGATTTTTTGAACAAGATGAATTCCATTGTATCTTCCTATGAAGGTGTATTTAATATCAGTGGTCTTTTTGAATCTAACATTGCAGCACATATTGATCAGTTACAATGTGACTTGAAACATGTAATCTTTTTAACTCACCCATTTATTGAAGACCTGACCTTACTTCCAAAAAGCATTAATAATTACGTAATCACCTTATATACAGAACCTTTTATCAAATCATGGGAAACTGACATTACTTATGAACGTTTTACAAGAAATAAAAATTTCGAGCCTTTCGAATTTGAGTCCTCTGAGCAATTCTCAGCAAAGGAATATATTCTTCAAAATAATTCAGGCGTGAATTACTTATTCACTGACGCTTTAAGCAAACTCGTAAAGGGAATCTGTAAAATGCGCTACGATTCTAATTTATTATCGATGCTTATGCTAGGGTTATATCTTCCATACTTTTACATGATTGGAAAATCTCAAGACTTGATTGAAA
Proteins encoded in this window:
- a CDS encoding MmgE/PrpD family protein, with the translated sequence MSEISELTDFISSVNFNDVPEAVKRAAIARILDTLSVAIGASREKQIVQVTDMYLQKTTKNNVSVWGRDYKSDLSTAVFLNAMKAHTLEMDDVHTKSKTHIGTVVIPAAWGVAEYVGASGREFLEAVLSGYETMSRIGMGFGVSSHRNLGWHVTATAGTFGAAAVAGKLLKLNREQLISALGLAGSQSFGTWAFLGDGASSKVLNPARAAQSGMEAAFLAKAGMSGPEHILTAEDGGLFHCMTSSPEPDKVTAGLGNHWEITEVDTKPYPSCRSTHGSIDAASYICQHNKVNSDEIEHVDVGTYLVGYKQCGCAEGSLNPKTPVNAKFSIPYTVACAILRGRMTLEELTPSALRDPEIRNLVQKIKVHPADEFTQEYPNHWGCRVKITLKTGKTLEHVVKDASGSVANPMSSAQMKDKAKGALRNAGYEKSEELIEVLQHIDQMKHLPPL